The genomic stretch CGGTGATGGAAACCAAAAGGTCTTTGGCGTACTCTCCTTCCATGGTTGCCGAAACATGGATCTCATTGATCGGCTCCGTCTTTAAATCGATGCGATAACAATATTGGGCATCAATTTGTATGGTTTCGGTACGAGGATCAACAAAGGCCTTCCTCACCAATTTTTGCCCTTGGACATTGACCAGTGTAAAAACAAACAACAAGAACACCAATGCCCTCATAACAAAAAAAACGCCCGTAGGCGTTTTACTTATTTTTGCATATTCTTAGCCTCAATGCTCAACGTAGCATGGGGCACAAGCTTTAAACGCTCTTTATTGATGAGCTTTCCTGTTACCCTGCAAATGCCATAGGTCTTGTTCTCGATTCGCAACAAAGCGTTTTTAAGGTCACGGATAAATTTTTCCTGGCGGATGGCCAACTGTGTGTTCGCCTCTTTGCTCATGGTCTCGGAACCTTCCTCGAACGCCTTGAACGTTGGCGAGGTATCATCGGTTCCATTGTTGCCATCGTTCATGTAAGAGCTCTTTAAAAGCTCCAAATGATTTTTGGCCTTTTCCATTTTCTCCTCGATCAATGTTCTGAATTCCGCAAGGTCCTTGTCGGAGTATCTTACTTTTGAATCTTCTGCCATTTTCTTAATGTTTTTGAATAAACAATTTTGTGTTCACCTCATCAAAGGCTATTGCAACACCATCTTCAAGTTTCTCTTCAAAGTTGAGCTCGGCGGTCAACGTTTCCGTTTTGATATAATCCTCATTACTGGAAACCGCATTTTCCACTAGGCCGTCCTTCAATATTTTAATGTCGATTTTATCGGTTACCTCAAATCCGGATTCTTTTCTCAGGTTCTGGATTCGGTTCACCAATTCCCGGGCAATTCCCTCCTTTTTCAAGTTTTCGTCTATGGTAACATCCAGTGCCACAGTCAACGGACCGGAACTGGCTACCAACCAACCCTCTATATCTTGGGAACTTATTTCTACATCGGTTAACTGTAAATTAACGGTTTTATTTTCCAACTGTAGCAATAATTCTCCTTCATGTTCCATTTTTTGGATATCCTCTTGACCCAAGTTTGATACTTTGCCGGCAATTGCCTTCATATCCTTACCAAATTTCGGGCCCAACACCTTAAAATTGGGTTTAATTTGCTTTACAAGTACGCCCGAAGCATCGTCCAACATTTCAATCTCCTTCACATTGACCTCGGATTTCACCAAATTGGATACAGATTCAATGTCCTTTCTTTGCTCATCGTCCAATACGGGAATCATGATTTTTTGAAGCGGTTGGCGCACCTTTATTTTTTCCTTCTGACGGATGGAAAGCACCAAAGAGGAAATCTTTTGGGCCAATTGCATCTTACGTTCCAAGTCCTTGTTCACCATACTGGAATCATAAACTGGGAACTCTGCCAAGTGTACGCTTTCAAAACCTTCTTTTTGTGAAGTAGCATCTAAATCCCTGTACAATTGTTCCATAAAGAACGGTGCAATCGGGGCGGATAATTTGGCCACTGTTGACAGACAGGTATAAAGGGTTTGGTATGCGGAAATCTTATCCGTTCCGTAATCCCCTTTCCAGAAACGTCTCCTACACAAACGCACGTACCAGTTGCTCAAATTTTCTTGAACGTAGTCAGAAATCATTCGAGCGGCACGGGTAGCCTCGTAATCATTGTAGGCTTCATCCACATTTTTGATCAAGGTGTGCAACTCGGACAAAATCCATTGATCGATCTCTGGTCTTTCATCCAAAGGAATATCGGCCTCGGAATAATCAAACGCATCAATATTGGCATAAAGCGCCATAAAGGAATAGGTGTTGTAAAGTGTTCCGAAGAACTTTCGCTTTACCTCCACAACGCCTTCTATATCAAATTTAAGGTTGTCCCAAGGATTGGCATTGGAAATCATATACCAACGCGTGGCATCGGGTCCATGCTCTGGCAACACCTCGAAGGGGTCTACCGCATTGCCCAATCGTTTGGACATTTTTTTGCCTTCCTTGTCCAAAACAAGTCCGTTGGAAACCACATTTTTATAGGCAATGCTATCAAAAACCATGGTTCCAATAGCGTGCAGGGTATAGAACCAACCACGGGTCTGATCTACACCTTCGGCGATAAAGTTGGCTGGGAACGCAATGCCGTCATCAATCAGTTCCTTGTTCTCAAAAGGGTAGTGCCATTGCGCGTAGGGCATGGAACCACTATCGAACCAAACATCGATAAGGTCTGCTTCACGCTTCATCGGCTGCCCTGATGGCGAAACCAAGGTGATGCCATCCACAATATTTTTGTGCAAATCGATTTTATCGTAGTTCTCCTCGCTCATATCGCCCACTACAAAATCTTCGAAAACGTCTTTGTCCAAAACTCCAGCCTCAACTGCCTTTGCCATTTCAGATTTCAATTCCTCCACGGAGCCGATGATCAATTCTTCCTTCCCATCATCGGTTCGCCAGATAGGCAACGGAATACCCCAATATCTTGATCTAGAAAGGTTCCAATCGTTCGCATTGGCCAACCAGTTGCCAAATCGGCCCTCTCCAGTGGATTTTGGTTTCCAGTTAATGGTCTGGTTCAACTCAAACATACGATCCTTGACATCGGTCACCTTAATGAACCAAGAGTTCAACGGATAGTAGAGGATGGGTTTGTCCGTACGCCAGCAATTTGGGTAGCTGTGCACGTATTTTTCGACCTTAAAGGCCTTGTTCTCTATTTTTAGTTTGATGGCAATCTCTACATCGACGGACTTTTCAGGTGCTTCGCCCTCATCGTAGTATTCGTTCTTCACATATTTGCCACCAAACTCTTTCAGTTCAGGTCTAAATTTACCTTGAAGGTCCACCAACGGGACCGGGTTGTCATTTTCATCCAAAACCAGCATCGGCGGTATCTCCGGCGTTGCCTGTTTTGCCACCAAGGCATCGTCCGCACCAAAGGTGGGTGCCGTATGCACGATTCCCGTACCGTCCTCGGTGGTTACAAAATCACCTGAAATTATTCTGAAGGCATTCTCAGGATTTTGGTAGGGCTGCACGTAATCGATCAGCTGCTCGTACTGAATGCCGACCAAATCCTTGCCCACAAAAGATTCTCCTACCAAATACGGAATCTTTTTGTCACCTTCCTTAAATGCTTTCAACTCTTCCTCGGTTTCAACCTGTTTGAACTTCCCAGAAAAATTGTAGTTGACCAAGTTTTTGGCCAGCACTACATTTATGGGCTCGAACGTGTATTGGTTGTACGATTTTACCAGTACATATTCAATCTTCGGCCCAACGGTCAATGCCGTGTTGGATGGAAGTGTCCAAGGCGTGGTCGTCCAAGCCAAAAAGTGAATGTCTCCCTCTATTTTCTTCAAAAATGCTGGAAGTGAATCGGTTTTGGCCTTGAACTGTGCGGTAACCGTGGTATCCGTCACATCTTGATAGGTACCAGGTTGATTCAACTCGTGGGAACTTAATCCCGTACCCGCCTTTGGCGAATAGGGCTGAATGGTGTATCCCTTATAAATAAGTCCTTTGTCATAAATCTGTTTCAGCAGCCACCAAACGGATTCCATATACTTGGACTTGTAGGTGATGTAGGGGTCTTCCATATCCACCCAATAGCCGACTTTCTCGGTCATCTCGTTCCACACGTCCGTGTAGCGCATTACCGCTTTTTTACAGGCCGCATTGTAATCCTCTACCGATATTTTTTTGCCGATATCCTCTTTGGTGATGCCGAGCTCTTTTTCCACACCGATTTCCACAGGAAGGCCATGGGTGTCCCATCCGGCTTTTCTTTTTACCTGAAAACCCTTCATGGTTTTGTACCGTGGAAAGATATCCTTGATGGTACGCGCCATTACGTGGTGAATCCCGGGCATTCCGTTTGCAGATGGAGGGCCTTCAAAAAACACATAGCTCTCTTTGCCTTCCCTAGTGGAAACGCTTTTTTCAAAAATCTTTTTATCCTTCCAAAAGTCAAGAACATCCTCCGATACCTTTGGCAAATCCAATCCCTTATATTCCGCAAACTTCATATACTGCTTCTTCTACTTGAATTCAAGTTTGCAAAATTATAAATTTAGATGGAATTAAGCCCTGCCTTTTAGCATTAGAATTCACATAAATCCCTTAACCTAAATATGATAAGCACCACATCACTTATTTACATTAATTTGTCTATATTTCCTTTTGATTAACACTTAACCATCAAAAACATGAAAAAAGTACTGTTTACCGCAATGGCATTGACCTTGTCACTGTCTGTAATGACATCTTGCAAGGATGCACAGAGCAAAACCGAAGAGGCAGCGGAAGAAGCCGCCGAAACATTGGAAGATGCGAGCGAAGGCATAGAAAAAGCTGCCAAAGATGCCGCCGACACCATGAAAAAAGCTGGTGAAGACGCGAAGGAAATGGGCGAAAAAGCTTTGGATAGCATAGAAAAAGCCGGAAAAGAAACCATGGATGCAGCAAAAGAAGCTACCAAAAAGGCAATTGATAGCATTTAGGACAAACCCTTGCTAAAAAGCAAAAAGGCTCGGAAAATCCGAGCCTTTATTTTTTAAAAGACGTAGCCCAGCCCCAGAATAAGGTTGGTGCCCGGGGCGGCAATTCCCGAGGAATACATCCTGTACCGTTGATTGGTCATATTTTCCAGGCTCACGGATGCCTTCAACGCATTGGTGATTTGGTACTGCGACCTAAAGTTTAGGGTATACCACGATGGCGAATAGGGGTTTCCGTTGGCGTCGCTGGCATACATATAGGTCTTGCTCTGTTCGGAAAGTGCCAAATCATCATTGCTTACCTCTCCGTTATAGTTGACAAACACGTCTGCTTTCAACCTTTGGTTGTCCCAAATCAAATGAACATCGCCAAAGGTGGGTGCAGCATGGCGTGATGGGCTATCGGTACCATCATCGTCCTCCTCGACGCCTTCGGTCAAGGTAAGGTTGGAATTGAGGGATAGATGCTCGTTAAAATAAGCTTCCACACCAAATTCAAAACCATACACATAGGCCTTTGCCGCATTTTGAATGGCCTGTACATTGCTCGGTTCGCCATTGTATTCTATCTCTGTTTGACCTCCAAAGGAAAAATCCCTTCGGACCAAAGCATCGACCAAGTAGGTATAGTAGGCAGCTCCTTTCAAAACCAGCACATCGTTGAAGTTTTTTCTGAGGCCCAACTCACCATTATAGGCATACTCTGGTTCCAAATCGGGATTGGGCACTACCACCGACCCTGGTTCCGAGTCGAATATCTTCCCGATGTCATCAATATTAGGCGCCCTAAAACCTGTGGAACCGTTCAATGTTACCTGAAGGTCGGACCTTGGAAACCAGCTTAGTCCCAAACTTCCGGTAAGCGCTCCCGTTACAATATCGGCTTCATCAAACGGAAAAGGGTAATAGGTGCTCTCAAACGTGGCGTCAACCCAAACTTGACTATATCGAATTCCAGATAGCAGCGAAAGGTTGGGCTTTAACTGGTACTCGCCATTAATGTATCCGGCCAGGGTCTGCCAGGTGGAGCCATCGGGATATCTGGATGCGGTCTCATCAACTTCATCGGTTTCAATATTGCGCATACTGCCCATGGAACGCACCTTGTTAAAAACGTATTCGGCACCATAATACAGGTTGAGCGCCCCGATTTTTCTGTTCTCAAAATCCAGGTTAACGGACAATGCATCCACTTTTTCGCGAGTGGAATACAGTTCTACATCCTGAAAACCGCGATCGTGCCTGCTTTCTTCAAAAAATTGATAGGCCGTGGTGAGTTTTACGCCATCATAAAACTTGTTTTTCCCTTTTTGGGTGATTTGAAAGTTTCCCATGAACCATTTTTGTGGACCGTAGTACCATTCCGCGGAACGAAGTCCTTCACCGTCGCTTGTTGGACGAATCAATCTATCATAACGTGGAAAATCCGATGTTTCGGAATAGTACAGTCCCAAATCGTAGTTCCATGTACTATTGGGACGGTAAGTAAACTTTTGGAGAAAATTGATCTGGTCATAGCCAGACTCGACCTGTTTTTTGGGATTATCGTTGGCCACCAGCACATCGGTACCGTTTTCACGGATAACATAATTGGGCCGCAAGTAGGATTCCGGGCCATGTTCCCCCATTTTTAAGTCATCAAAATTGTTATAGGTGAAACTGGTGTACGATGCCCATTTTTGTTTGCCAAGATTAAAATCGACATGGGCGGTGTTTTCATTATTGGCCGATGAATATCTATAATTGATGTTTCCGGAGAATGCCAAGCTATCCGCAAATGAAAAACGGGGACTTTGTGTATAAAAGTTCATTACTCCCCCTATGGCATCACTACCGTAGATCACCGACCCCGGACCAAAGGTCACCTCTGTTTTTTTGATGGTAAACGGGTCCACCGATATTACATTTTGAAGGTTCCCGCCCCTGAAAATGGCGTTGTTCATCCTAACGCCGTCAACAGACAATAAAATTCTATTGGTAGCAAATCCCCTGATCATGGGGCTACCTCCACCGAGTTGACTTTTCTGTACAAATATCTTTCCGCTGCTTTGCAACAGGTCCGCAGAGGTCTGCGGTGCCGTGAATGCAATATTGCGGGCATCAAAGGTTTCTATTTTTTGCGGGATGTGCTTTTTCTGCTGTTCCCATTTGGAAACGGACATCACCACTTCTTGAAGCTCTTCGGTTTTCAACAATAGATACACCCTGTTGCCTCGCCGTTCTATTTGCTCCTTGGTGGTGGTGTAGGTTTCGTAGCTAATATGTTTAAAGGTGATCCTTTCGTTCGACGAAAAAATGTCCAAATCGCCTTTTCCGTTGACGTCTGTTACGGTGGACTTGGTCTGGTCCTTGTTAAAAATTGCAATGTTGTCCACAGGAATTCCTGTATCAACATCCAAAACGGTTACTTCTTGGGCATAAAAAGTCAGTGTAAATAATAAAAGAATTAAAGTTAAGGTTGGTTTTAGGCTTTGCATTTTAAGTGAATACTGCATTTAATACGGCGAGAGACTTTGGTTCTCGAAATCCATGTACATGCAGACCATAATACCGGACCATCGTTTTCAAGAGTTCTCGCCTGTTAGACTTAGTTAGTTGGATTGATTGTAATGCCTCAAAATCCGTGCCTAAAAATTTCTTGAAACTTTCCAGATTTTCACTTTGAATCAATGGGTTAAGGGACGGTGTTTTACTAAAGCTCCCTTCCAATAAATCAAAAAAAGGCGAGTTTTTACAGGACGTATCAGGGTAAAATCCGAGATACTTGGTCAAATTAAGTAAAAATAAGATGTGGAAATTGGGTGATAATTGATGAACATCCATCCATTGCAGCGCATATTCCAGATAATTGAACAAGCTTTCGTCCTGCTCTTGCTCCTGTATGCTGTTGCCCAACATTTCGGCCAAAAAAAGGACCACACTGTTCTTTATTATATCCGTGTGCAGGGTTTGATAGGGAATGGCCACCTTCACATCGCGCATACTTTCCAAGGTTCCTTTGTTCTTATGGTTTGCCACGATTTCCAGTTGCATCAAAGGAAGAAAATAGGCCGGTCGGATTTTTGCCTTTTTTGAGGCAAGCACTCCTTTCAGCAAATAGGATTTTACGCCATCCGATTGCGTAAAGGCCCTAACGATAAGACTGGTATCCCCATATTTTAGGGAGGAAAGTACGATGGCTTTTGTTGTGACTTGCATGGGCTAATAAAAAAGCAGTTACCAGAAGTGTAAATGTAACCACTCCTTCCGGTAACTGCCAACCAAAAACCATTCTAGATGGCCTATGTTATATCACTCCTTGGGCCAACATGGCATCTGCGACCTTAACAAAGCCGGCGATATTGGCTCCTTTTACATAGTTGCAATAGCCCTCTTCCTCTCCGTATTCAACACATGCGTCATGAATATCGGACATGATTCCTTTCAATCGTTTGTCCACTTCCTCCCTGGTCCAGCTGATACGCAAAGAGTTCTGCGACATTTCCAATCCTGAAGTGGCCACACCACCCGCATTGGAGGCTTTACCTGGTGCAAACAAAATCTTGGCATCATGGAAGGCATGTATCGCTTCTGGTGTTGATGGCATATTTGCGCCTTCAGCAACCGCGATGCAACCATTTTTAATCAATGCTTTGGCATCGTCTCCGTTCAGCTCGTTCTGAGTGGCACATGGCAAGGCAATATCACACTCAACTTTCCATGGGGTCTCTCCTTGGTAATATTCTGCGGATGCATATTTATCTGCGTATTCTGAGATCCTACCGCGCTTGTTGTTTTTCAAATCCATCACAAACGCCAGTTTTTCCTCATCGATGCCATCCTTGTCGTAAATGTATCCGGCAGAATCAGAAAGGGTCAAAACCTTGCCTCCTAAATGCAATACTTTTTCTGCAGCGTATTGGGCCACATTACCGGAACCTGAAATCACGACTTTTTTACCTTCAAAAGTTTCGTTTTTGGTCTTTAGCATGCTGTCGGCGAAGTAAACCGTACCGTAACCGGTAGCTTCGGGACGGATCAACGAACCTCCCCAAGAAAGCCCTTTTCCGGTCAACACCCCGGTAAACTCATTACGGATTTTCTTGTACATCCCGAAAAGGAATCCGATTTCGCGGGCACCAACACCAATGTCTCCTGCTGGAATATCAGTATTTGGACCAATGTGTCGGCACAATTCCGTCATAAAGGCGTGGCAAAAACGCATGATCTCGTCATCCGATTTACCCTTTGGGTTAAAGTCGGAACCACCTTTACCACCACCCATGGGCAGCGTTGTCAAACTGTTCTTGAACACTTGCTCGAACGCCAAGAATTTAAGGACACTGGCATTTACAGTTGGGTGAAAACGAAGTCCTCCTTTGTAAGGGCCAATGGCAGAGTTCATTTGAATACGGTATCCACGGTTAACGTGAATTTCCCCATCATCATCAACCCATGCCACACGGAATGAAATCAATCGCTCTGGCTCCACCATTCTTAAAAGAATGTTCTTCCCGTGGTAGATGTCGTGCTGAACAATATAAGGTATTACCGTTTCGGCCACCTCTTGCACTGCTTGGATGAATTCCGGCTCATGTCCATTTCTGGAAATCACCTCATCCATAAACACTTTTATTTTATCTTCTATTCTTTCTTCCATATACGGATTAAAATTTTAGTTGTCTTTCCGCTTGCGAAAAGCATTTTTTTATTGAATTGTTATTATGAGGGCAAAATTATATTATTTCGATAATTTGAATATTTATTTTTTATAAATTTTTCAAAATATTTTAGTTAAGCGCCTGTTTCAAATCATTTATTAAATCTTCTGCGTCCTCAATACCGATACTCAACCTGATCAATGCATCTACCACCCCGTTTTTTTCGCGCTCTTCTTTTGGAATGCTTCCGTGCGACATACTTGCCGGATGGCCCACCAAACTCTCGACACCCCCTAACGATTCGGCAAGAGTAAACAGTTGAAGGTTCTCCACAATTTTGATGGCTTCTTCATAGTTTCTGCCCTTGGGCACGAAGGAAATCATTCCGCCAAAACCTTCCATTTGCTTTTTGGCAACTTTATGATTTGGGTGATGCTCGAAACCTGGCCAATATACTTTATCGATTTTGGGATGGTTCTCCAAATATTTCGCCACCAATTCCGCGTTCTCACAATGGCGCTGCATGCGCACATGAAGTGTTTTAATACCGCGAAGGGTCAAAAAACTGTCCATGGGGCCACAGATACCTCCACTCGATTTTTGAACGAAATACAATTGGTCGGCCAATTTTTCATCCTTTACCGCCAAGGCTCCGACCACCACATCGCTATGGCCCGCCAAATATTTGGTGGCAGAATGCATCACAATATCGGCACCCAAGTCCAATGGCCGCTGTAGGTAGGGAGTAGCAAAGGTGTTGTCCACCGCCAACAATAAATTATGTTGTTTGGTAATCTTGGAAACGGCCTCGATATCAATAATGTTCATCATGGGGTTGGTAGGCGTCTCCACCCAGATCAACTTGGTGTTTTCGGTGATTTGCGAAGCCAGTTCTTCCATGTCCACCATATCGGAAAAACGGAACTTGACCCCATATTTTTCATAAACGCCCTTAAAGAGTCGGTAGCTGCCTCCGTAAAGGTCACTGGTGCAGATTACCTCATCACCGGGAAGCAATAGTTTCAGCACAGCATCTATCGCTGCCATTCCACTACCGAAAGCCATACCAAAACTGCCATTCTCCAAACTTGCCACGGCATTTTCCAAAGCGGTCCGCGTAGGGTTGCCCCCCCTGGAATATTCGTACCCTTTGTGTGCGCCGGGAGTGGGCTGTGCATAGGTAGAAGTTTGATATATGGGCGGCATTACCGCTCCGTAAGCGGCATCGGGCCGTTGTCCTCCGTGGATTGCTTTACTGTTGAATTTTAACTCTTTTTTGCCCATGTTAAAACTATCTACATACAAATGTATCGTTATCTTTCCGAAGTATTAATTTTGATGACACAAAACCTCAGATCATGAAAAAATATATCGTCGTTATACTTTTCCTTGTTGTATTGATGGGTTGCCAAACGGAGAGCAAACTTACTTTTGAGCCGACGCAACTGCTGGGCGAGACCTGTGCCGATTGTCCAAAAATAGCCATCAATATTCCAAATGCATTGGACGATTCTCCGGTTTCCGAAGCCATAAACCGTTCGCTCAGGGAAGAGATCATAAGCATCATGTCCTTTTCCGAAGATAGGACCATTGACACCATGGACAAGGCTTTGCAGTCTTTTACGGATAGCTACAAGGAGCTAAAGACCAAATTTCCCGATGAGATCCAATGGGAAGCTACGATTGATGGCGAGGTAATCTATGAAGATGAGAACGTAGTGACCTTGAGACTAAACTCCTACTCTTTTACCGGAGGTGCCCACGGCTACGCATCCACATCTTACTTAAATTTTGACAAGAAGACCGGTAAAGAGCTCGAAAATGCTGAACTTTTTAATGATTTGGACGACTTTGAAGATTTTGCCGAGGCAAAGTTCCGCAATCAAGAAAGCGTGCCGCAGGACAAAAACATAAATGCCACCGGGTTTATGTTCGAAGGAGACTCGTTCCATCTACCCAACAACTTAGGCTATACCAAAGACGGAGTGGAACTTATTTACAACCAATACGAAGTCGCCTCCTATGCCGATGGCCCCATTGTTCTGGTTTTGCCGTACAATGAAGTCAATCCGTACCTCAAACGAAAGGTCGAGCTTTAATTTGCCTTATTTAAAATAATACCGCAGTCCGGCTCCCAAAAGCAGCGTGGAATCATTGAGGTCGCTATTAAAATGGTAGTATCCATTTATAGGAATGATCAAAGAAAAGGCATCGGAAACAAAAAAATCCATTTCAAACGAGGCATAGGCACCATATATAAAACTGCTCTCTGCATCCAAGGCATCAAAGGGAAAATCAGTTTCTCCATTGTTGATGTACTTGTAGCCCACCGATGGTCCACCTCCAAAATAAAAGGAAATACCACGCTTTGGCGACGTTAAAATAGTGGTAAAATAGCCAAGGTTCAACCAGTAGTCATCATACGGGAATTCTACGCCAGAATTTGGTTTTTCCTTGGAAAAAGTGGCCACTAGGGATACTTGAAGATAATCCGTGGTGCTATGATAATGGTTTGCATTGAGCTGAATGCCATACCCGTCCGTCTTATACGTAGGAACCGCTCCGATGGATAAATAACTCCTTTGGGAAAAACATTCTTGTACAGAAAGGATTAGGGCAGCCAATAGCAGCCCGAAGCATAAATGGTAGTGTTTCATTGTGATTAAGATTTGGGTTCTTAATATA from Flagellimonas oceani encodes the following:
- a CDS encoding TraR/DksA family transcriptional regulator, with product MAEDSKVRYSDKDLAEFRTLIEEKMEKAKNHLELLKSSYMNDGNNGTDDTSPTFKAFEEGSETMSKEANTQLAIRQEKFIRDLKNALLRIENKTYGICRVTGKLINKERLKLVPHATLSIEAKNMQK
- the ileS gene encoding isoleucine--tRNA ligase, whose translation is MKFAEYKGLDLPKVSEDVLDFWKDKKIFEKSVSTREGKESYVFFEGPPSANGMPGIHHVMARTIKDIFPRYKTMKGFQVKRKAGWDTHGLPVEIGVEKELGITKEDIGKKISVEDYNAACKKAVMRYTDVWNEMTEKVGYWVDMEDPYITYKSKYMESVWWLLKQIYDKGLIYKGYTIQPYSPKAGTGLSSHELNQPGTYQDVTDTTVTAQFKAKTDSLPAFLKKIEGDIHFLAWTTTPWTLPSNTALTVGPKIEYVLVKSYNQYTFEPINVVLAKNLVNYNFSGKFKQVETEEELKAFKEGDKKIPYLVGESFVGKDLVGIQYEQLIDYVQPYQNPENAFRIISGDFVTTEDGTGIVHTAPTFGADDALVAKQATPEIPPMLVLDENDNPVPLVDLQGKFRPELKEFGGKYVKNEYYDEGEAPEKSVDVEIAIKLKIENKAFKVEKYVHSYPNCWRTDKPILYYPLNSWFIKVTDVKDRMFELNQTINWKPKSTGEGRFGNWLANANDWNLSRSRYWGIPLPIWRTDDGKEELIIGSVEELKSEMAKAVEAGVLDKDVFEDFVVGDMSEENYDKIDLHKNIVDGITLVSPSGQPMKREADLIDVWFDSGSMPYAQWHYPFENKELIDDGIAFPANFIAEGVDQTRGWFYTLHAIGTMVFDSIAYKNVVSNGLVLDKEGKKMSKRLGNAVDPFEVLPEHGPDATRWYMISNANPWDNLKFDIEGVVEVKRKFFGTLYNTYSFMALYANIDAFDYSEADIPLDERPEIDQWILSELHTLIKNVDEAYNDYEATRAARMISDYVQENLSNWYVRLCRRRFWKGDYGTDKISAYQTLYTCLSTVAKLSAPIAPFFMEQLYRDLDATSQKEGFESVHLAEFPVYDSSMVNKDLERKMQLAQKISSLVLSIRQKEKIKVRQPLQKIMIPVLDDEQRKDIESVSNLVKSEVNVKEIEMLDDASGVLVKQIKPNFKVLGPKFGKDMKAIAGKVSNLGQEDIQKMEHEGELLLQLENKTVNLQLTDVEISSQDIEGWLVASSGPLTVALDVTIDENLKKEGIARELVNRIQNLRKESGFEVTDKIDIKILKDGLVENAVSSNEDYIKTETLTAELNFEEKLEDGVAIAFDEVNTKLFIQKH
- a CDS encoding TonB-dependent receptor; the encoded protein is MQYSLKMQSLKPTLTLILLLFTLTFYAQEVTVLDVDTGIPVDNIAIFNKDQTKSTVTDVNGKGDLDIFSSNERITFKHISYETYTTTKEQIERRGNRVYLLLKTEELQEVVMSVSKWEQQKKHIPQKIETFDARNIAFTAPQTSADLLQSSGKIFVQKSQLGGGSPMIRGFATNRILLSVDGVRMNNAIFRGGNLQNVISVDPFTIKKTEVTFGPGSVIYGSDAIGGVMNFYTQSPRFSFADSLAFSGNINYRYSSANNENTAHVDFNLGKQKWASYTSFTYNNFDDLKMGEHGPESYLRPNYVIRENGTDVLVANDNPKKQVESGYDQINFLQKFTYRPNSTWNYDLGLYYSETSDFPRYDRLIRPTSDGEGLRSAEWYYGPQKWFMGNFQITQKGKNKFYDGVKLTTAYQFFEESRHDRGFQDVELYSTREKVDALSVNLDFENRKIGALNLYYGAEYVFNKVRSMGSMRNIETDEVDETASRYPDGSTWQTLAGYINGEYQLKPNLSLLSGIRYSQVWVDATFESTYYPFPFDEADIVTGALTGSLGLSWFPRSDLQVTLNGSTGFRAPNIDDIGKIFDSEPGSVVVPNPDLEPEYAYNGELGLRKNFNDVLVLKGAAYYTYLVDALVRRDFSFGGQTEIEYNGEPSNVQAIQNAAKAYVYGFEFGVEAYFNEHLSLNSNLTLTEGVEEDDDGTDSPSRHAAPTFGDVHLIWDNQRLKADVFVNYNGEVSNDDLALSEQSKTYMYASDANGNPYSPSWYTLNFRSQYQITNALKASVSLENMTNQRYRMYSSGIAAPGTNLILGLGYVF
- the recO gene encoding DNA repair protein RecO; translated protein: MQVTTKAIVLSSLKYGDTSLIVRAFTQSDGVKSYLLKGVLASKKAKIRPAYFLPLMQLEIVANHKNKGTLESMRDVKVAIPYQTLHTDIIKNSVVLFLAEMLGNSIQEQEQDESLFNYLEYALQWMDVHQLSPNFHILFLLNLTKYLGFYPDTSCKNSPFFDLLEGSFSKTPSLNPLIQSENLESFKKFLGTDFEALQSIQLTKSNRRELLKTMVRYYGLHVHGFREPKSLAVLNAVFT
- the gdhA gene encoding NADP-specific glutamate dehydrogenase yields the protein MEERIEDKIKVFMDEVISRNGHEPEFIQAVQEVAETVIPYIVQHDIYHGKNILLRMVEPERLISFRVAWVDDDGEIHVNRGYRIQMNSAIGPYKGGLRFHPTVNASVLKFLAFEQVFKNSLTTLPMGGGKGGSDFNPKGKSDDEIMRFCHAFMTELCRHIGPNTDIPAGDIGVGAREIGFLFGMYKKIRNEFTGVLTGKGLSWGGSLIRPEATGYGTVYFADSMLKTKNETFEGKKVVISGSGNVAQYAAEKVLHLGGKVLTLSDSAGYIYDKDGIDEEKLAFVMDLKNNKRGRISEYADKYASAEYYQGETPWKVECDIALPCATQNELNGDDAKALIKNGCIAVAEGANMPSTPEAIHAFHDAKILFAPGKASNAGGVATSGLEMSQNSLRISWTREEVDKRLKGIMSDIHDACVEYGEEEGYCNYVKGANIAGFVKVADAMLAQGVI
- a CDS encoding cystathionine gamma-synthase, with the translated sequence MGKKELKFNSKAIHGGQRPDAAYGAVMPPIYQTSTYAQPTPGAHKGYEYSRGGNPTRTALENAVASLENGSFGMAFGSGMAAIDAVLKLLLPGDEVICTSDLYGGSYRLFKGVYEKYGVKFRFSDMVDMEELASQITENTKLIWVETPTNPMMNIIDIEAVSKITKQHNLLLAVDNTFATPYLQRPLDLGADIVMHSATKYLAGHSDVVVGALAVKDEKLADQLYFVQKSSGGICGPMDSFLTLRGIKTLHVRMQRHCENAELVAKYLENHPKIDKVYWPGFEHHPNHKVAKKQMEGFGGMISFVPKGRNYEEAIKIVENLQLFTLAESLGGVESLVGHPASMSHGSIPKEEREKNGVVDALIRLSIGIEDAEDLINDLKQALN
- a CDS encoding DUF3298 and DUF4163 domain-containing protein; its protein translation is MKKYIVVILFLVVLMGCQTESKLTFEPTQLLGETCADCPKIAINIPNALDDSPVSEAINRSLREEIISIMSFSEDRTIDTMDKALQSFTDSYKELKTKFPDEIQWEATIDGEVIYEDENVVTLRLNSYSFTGGAHGYASTSYLNFDKKTGKELENAELFNDLDDFEDFAEAKFRNQESVPQDKNINATGFMFEGDSFHLPNNLGYTKDGVELIYNQYEVASYADGPIVLVLPYNEVNPYLKRKVEL
- a CDS encoding conjugal transfer protein TraO, coding for MKHYHLCFGLLLAALILSVQECFSQRSYLSIGAVPTYKTDGYGIQLNANHYHSTTDYLQVSLVATFSKEKPNSGVEFPYDDYWLNLGYFTTILTSPKRGISFYFGGGPSVGYKYINNGETDFPFDALDAESSFIYGAYASFEMDFFVSDAFSLIIPINGYYHFNSDLNDSTLLLGAGLRYYFK